In Brassica napus cultivar Da-Ae chromosome C2, Da-Ae, whole genome shotgun sequence, the sequence gttctaaaaatcggtataTGCAGCAAAATCAgttataaaacaatattcctATTAggaacttttaaaataaaactctGTCTAGGCAGCGTCTAGGCGTCCACCTAGACACTAATCTCTTATAAAAGAAATCTAATTACCGCCTAGCAATTTCTCGAACATCAGATAAAAATGATGAAATCCAAATACTGAGAAATCTAGAGTGTGATTTTAGGTCTTGGTGCAGCATGGAACGTTGCTGATGTACAAAGAGGTTCAAGTGTTGCGATATTCGGTCTAGGAACTGTCGGTCTTTCGGTAAGTAATTGATACATAAACATTGATGCTTCTGTGTTACATTGTGTTGGGGATTAATCTCTTATGAGTAGGTTGCTCAAGGAGCCAAACTGAGAGGTGCAGCTCAGATAATTGGTGTTGATATCAACTCTTCTAAGGCTGAACAAGGTAGCTTTAGGATATATATACCACCTTAGCGGTTTCTTGACTGGTTCTGAGTGTTTCTTACATGTTGCAGCAAAGATATTTGGAGTCACTGACTTCATCAATTCAAATGACATCTCTGAACCTATACACCAGGTAAGCTGatgatttttatataaaaagtttattactATCTTGGCTGCTTCATAAAAAATGTGTATACAATCGTTTAGGTAATCAAAAGAATGACAGGAGGAGGTGCTGATTTTTCATTTGAATGTGTTGGTGATACAGGAGTAGCTACAACTGCTTTACAATCATGCTCTGATGTAAGCTTTCTTGTTTAATACTTAACTCTCTCACCTTTGTTTTGTTACTAATGTGTGCCTTTTATCTCAGGGATGGGGAATGACCGTTACTCTAGGTGTGCCTAAAGTGAAGCCTGAAGTTTCAGCTCATTATGGACTCTTTCTTTCAGGGAAGTCATTGAAAGGGTCTCTCTTTGGTGGGTGGAAGCCTAAGTCTGATCTTCCTTCACTCATTGAAAAGTACATGAACAAGGTAAGCTCAACTACATATAAGCAAAAACCACTTTTCAGTTGTTGTTGACTTTTTGTTTGACTCTTTTGTTATGGTGCAGGAGATTATGATTGATGAGTTGGTCACTCATGATCTAGCGTTTGATGATATTAATGAAGCCTTTGAGCTTATGAGAGAGGGCAAGTGTCTGCGTTGTGTTCTTCATATGTCAAAGTAATTGTGTTTTAAAGCAAGGACATGTACAGTTTCAAGAAAGAATCTGTTTTTATTACAGATGGTGTATTGAGTTCTCTTGGTATGTGAAACAACAAGTGATTGTGTGTTATAAAGACTcagttttgatttggtttgtgCTGTTATGGAGTGACCTACATTAGAAACTAGAAAGCACAACTCACAttgaaccaattttttttttttggttttcggttcatGTGCAGTCggtaaaattaaaagaaattagtTATCGATCCGGTTCGGTTCAGCAATTTGGTTTTTGAATTACCATTTAAAAGAAGATTATAATCAAATCATAGCTAAACTAATACTTACCAAAATCACGAACACTAACAGAtaatcaaatttcaaaaaatttggttATCGGTTTCATTCGGTTCAGGAATCAATCATTAAtttgattttctattttttaaaaatataaccaaatCATACCAATACTAACTAGTATTcttaaccgaactaaccaaactaaccaaatcAAATTCCAGAAAAGATAATAGAGtgaaccgaaaaatccaaaatttgaaTCACCAGAACTTGAAACCAAAAAACTTCTATCGGTATAATCTTCATTTGCCAAACTGAAAGAATACCAAATCAAACAAATATTCCGGTTCAATTAGACAAATTTTGGGTTAACCGAACTAACCCGAACCGAACTAACAGTTCTAAACCGAAGCATATGAACTCGATTTGAATGCCAACACAAAGCCAATCGAATTCGAAGGTTACAAACACGTTTCATCGGTAATCGCTGCGGTGAAGAGCACTGTGGTCTCACTCACT encodes:
- the LOC106382616 gene encoding alcohol dehydrogenase-like 6, which translates into the protein MSSSSSHEQPQVITCKAAVTWRAGEPLVMEEVEVSPPQPLEIRIKVVCTSLCRSDLSAWESQSLLPRIFGHEAAGIVESIGEGVTEFEKGDHVLAVFTGECGSCRHCISGKSNMCQVLGMERRGLMHSDQKTRFSIKGKPVYHYCAVSSFSEYTVVHSGCAVKVHPLAPLHKICLLSCGAAAGLGAAWNVADVQRGSSVAIFGLGTVGLSVAQGAKLRGAAQIIGVDINSSKAEQAKIFGVTDFINSNDISEPIHQVIKRMTGGGADFSFECVGDTGVATTALQSCSDGWGMTVTLGVPKVKPEVSAHYGLFLSGKSLKGSLFGGWKPKSDLPSLIEKYMNKEIMIDELVTHDLAFDDINEAFELMREGKCLRCVLHMSK